tttcaggttgACTCTGAAACAACTTTATTGATTGTCTCTTACCTGTTCTGGCAATACAGGTGACTTCAAGTTTGTTTCTGCCACATACCGCCTGTTCAAGGTCCCTAAAGGCAACACCAAGCCAGGTCAGGTCATATATAATGGGAACATTACAGGAGTAGAGGACTGCTTCCAGTTTGACTGTCAGTACACATTCAAGGTTTGTAGATCTCGCAGTACAAGGACAGCTCAGTGTCTTCTGCTCAGGCACCATATGCAAATGATGTCAGATGAGGGTGTACTTCACAGGTGGGTGAAGTGGTGGAGGTTGATGGAGAGGTGGCCACCATCCTAACCCATTCAAGATTTACGGAGGACTTCACTTTCCAGCCACCGGGAGGCCCCTGCGAGCCCCTTGGAGTCAAACCTAAGGTCAGTGTCCCAACTAAATTCCTGGATGTGGAAATGTCTTTGTCTGATTTTCCTCTGAGCACTAGAGGTCAGTATGTTTATGGTGTCCGtttcaagtgtgtgtgacaCACCCAGAGAGCCCCACTGTCTTAACTGTGCACACAGtctcacatgcatgtgtgcgccAGGAACGCATGCTGCAAGTTCTTACACACATACCCACTCAAACATACATACGCACACATCCTCACGCACAAGGTCAAGCAGCTGTCTTGGAGTCATAACCAGACTGTGGAGTCATGCTGGGGAACCTTGAACAGGAAGGAATGTTCTCTTCTCTGCTAATGGAGTACCATCTTATCAGCTCTCATGGTcgttgtgtgcacacacactcatctacAAACACCACTATACATTTTTCAATGACTTCCCTAACCTTCTAATCACTCATGACATTTTATTCTACTATTGAGggatttccattttgtttttgtggagcGAGGGGTGAGTTTGAAATTTATATGATGTGTGATAATGTGTGCCTTGGTCTAACCTTTGGACTGCCTCTCTGAAGTGAAATCAGGCCAGAGATACTTTTCTCTAATCAACACGGCTAGTTGgtgataatagtaataaaaagCCTTTGGACTTGTTCTTTAAAGCACAGCTACTGTGAAATTCTGATTTAATGAACAACCAGTGTCTGATGAAATAGACACTGAGCCATACACCAGGAGTAAACATGCATTTAAACGCTCAGTGTGCAACAACCTTTTATTCTGCCATCATGGAGATTGTTCAGCATATTAATTGGTGTTTAATgctagaaaataagaaaaagtgAGAATTCACTTTTCTACATTCCTTACATTTGTCTTGTATGAAACACAATTTGTATGTAATACTTACATGGAACTTGATGTAGGTTACAAACACCTAATGTTTTCTACCTTGTTGAACTATTGATACAGGCAGGCATTGTGGATCCTTTCGAGCTGGTCCTTCAGCTGGAGAAACAAGGTCCAGGTTCAGCCACAGGGGGATGCTGCAGCACACGGTCCGCTGCCTGCTGCAAATGATGGTGGGAAGAGCACTGAGAAATACAGGCCCAACAtcatactgtgtgtgcatattaaCAGTAGTTCAGATGTACTGACTTCATTATGCCTCATGCAGTGTCGTTGTGTTGGgtctttttaacatttcaaattaGAGTTCAGCAATTTAAATGAATCCTTACTTACACATAAACGTGTCTTATTGATGTTCTGTGCACACTTCCGTGGTCAATCTCCTCCActggaaaaacaggaaatgtctATGAGGAAAAGTCTAAAAAACTCTATGAATTTAATTTAttctaataataatgttgcATAAATAAAATTACTTTGGCTTCGTATTAAGGCAAGATCCAAATACCCCAaaacttttaaaagttttacaGTATTGGACATTGGAAATATTTTACTGCTTATCTCCTTATATGTGTAATTTTGTCTACAGTCTTAGACATCTGAGTTTCATGTCCATGCCATTCCCACCTTCATCAGGACTTTTCCACCTTTGCTTTACCAAATGACACTGCTTCTGCTGCGATACCCctaattatttgtttgtttttttcaatagaTTTTTTTAGGCAGTCTATTGTTGGCACTAGTGTGAGCTTTGCAACAGTGTTCTAACTAACATCagcattattataattatgtgTGATAGGGCAATAAATATCCAATCAATTGAAtgtcttattttcatttgttttccagatATCATATTGTGGGTACTTTACACCAGTATTGCATGAGGTGCTGTTAAGCTAAGAATGGAAGGTGCATAGTTGATTTGAAATAGGCCTTTAGTACTGGTCACTGATGAATGGACACTTGCTCTGAAACTATATACTGTAAACAACAGCTCCCAACCTGGGAGTCCGACACCCTGTGGGGCCCTAAGATGAATCTGAGGGAACaaaagcaggagaaagaagaaaatatctatatatgtatatatatatatatatttcctctGGTTCTCTTCGGTCCTCTTAAAATCCTTCAAATACAATAATCTGAGAAGGACAAATAattctttggttgaactgcCTTTAACTCACATCCACATTAAGGCCCTAAGCTGTGATGGAAGGTCACAAGTAGTGCTTCATTTGAAGGGGTCACTTGtcaaaaagtttgggaaccaaTGCTGTAGGAGACAAATTTGCATCACTGCAGGCACATGAGCATACCCTTATGTAAACAATGtaatacaatgcaatacaaataaataaaaatcatcaAGTACCTCAAAGCTTGGCATGTAGTTGGATCTACACCTCGGCCATGAAGTagtatttatttgttatattgtattacattatattgtgtAGCTGTTCATGTTACAGTGTCCAGTTTTATTGATACGTCAAATGTTTAACAAGTACATTTTAATCCTGCACATCGGTTATCTGCTGTAGTAGcatatatgttaaaaaaaaagtcacgaGTAGAGTCCGGTCTGTCTTTTAACATGAGGTGCACTTGTTTTGGAATTTGATTCGCCAAGGAGGCTGCGGACGCCCCGCCCCCCGGTAAGCGGCCCCTTCTGATTGGCCGCCACCGTCGCCTGTCTCGGGGACATCAGGGGAGGCACGAGTTGGCCCATAAGCCTGCGCTCGCGAGTCATCAGTGTCGGACACGTAGTGGGAACGAGCAGGTCCCGATGCACAAGTCACGGCAACCCTCGGCGGAGATGAAGGCGGACTCCGACTGGCTCTGatttttaaaagcctttttcaTTCAGGAGGTTGGTTGCCAATGGTTATCAATATGGCAGAGCCGTTATCCCAAGCACCCACCGCTGCAAAAATGGCGTCACTTAACCGGGTCCGAGCTTTGGCGATGATTTTCTTAACTGTCACTGGCTGTTGTGTCACCCCGACAAGTGGCAAGGAAGGGTCCGAGGAGACCGTCATCATAGGGCTCCGACTGGAGGACACGGACGACATTTCCTTCATGGATAGGGGCTACCTGCGGGTGAGCGAGCGGTCTCGGGTGAAATTAAGGGTGTACGGGCAGAACATCAACAACGAGACCTGGTCCAAAATTGCTTTCACGGAACATGAGCGCAGCCGGACGGTAGGGAGCCTTGACAGCTCCTCGGGGGATAACCAGAGCCAAGAGGACTCGTCCAGCTTGCATCCCTGCGGTATTAGGACTTCGGATATAATTATATTGCCCAACATCATCCTGAATCGAAAGACGTCCGGAATAGTTGAGATTGAGGTCAAACCTCTGCGAAAGACGGAGAGGAGTAAAGCGTATTACCTTTGCATCGCCACCGCGACACCGGCCGTGGCCGGGATGCACGACCCGTGGACGGAGAACACCTGGATCTACCACGACGGGGATGACACCAAAGTGAtagtggtggaggagaaaaagtTTCTGTTGCCTTTCTGGCTCCAGGTCATCTTCATCTCCATGTTGCTTTGCCTGTCGGGTATGTTCAGCGGGTTGAACCTGGGGCTCATGGCTCTGGACCCCATGGAGCTCCAGATAGTCCAGAACTGCGGcactgaaaaggagaagaaTTACGCCAAAAAAATAGAGCCGGTCAGGAGCCAAGGGAATTACTTGCTTTGCTCGCTTCTGCTCGGGAACGTGCTGGTGAACACCACGCTGACCATCCTGCTGGATGATATCGCCGGTTCGGGGTTGATTGCGGTGGTCATGTCCACCATTGGAATAGTCATATTTGGAGAAATCGTGCCCCAGGCCATCTGCTCCAGACACGGCCTCGCTGTCGGCGCCAACACCATATTCCTCACCAAGTTCTTCATGCTGCTCACCTTCCCCGCCTCCTACCCGGTGAGCAAGCTGCTAGACTACCTTCTGGGACAGGAGATAGGAACCGTGTACAACCGGGAGAAGCTTCTGGAGATGCTGCGCGTCACGGACCCCTACAACGACCTGGtgaaggaggagctgaacaTCATCCAGGGCGCGCTGGAGCTCAGGACTAAGACCGTGGAGGACGTGATGACGCCGCTGAGAGATTGCTTCATGATCCCCGGGGATGCCATCCTCGACTTTAACACCATGTCCGAGATCATGAAGAGCGGCTACACGCGCATCCCGGTCTACGAGGGCGAGAGGTCCAACATAGTGGATCTGCTCTTTGTCAAGGACCTGGCGTTTGTGGACCCGGATGATTGCACCCCTCTCAAAACCATCACAAAGTTTTACAGCCACCCGTTACATTTTGTGTTCAATGACACCAAGCTGGACGCAATGCTGGAGGAGTTTAAAAAAGGTGAGACAGCTCGATAGAGTGCCCACATGTTCTCACAcatccactttgtttttaagtttttcttctggtgccaaatgaaaaaaaggccACTAGATAAAAGGTGCCAGAGACCTTCTTCGTTTTCAGTAAAATCTCTCTGGACCCTAAAGTGAGGAAGACCATTGCACAAGCAGACTGGCCTTTCACCTGTACACCCTCCCCCTTGGATGAGGGAGGGTAGACAGGTGAGTTATATAATAGTATATTTCAGGTAGTATAATGCAAGAAGCATTTCTGCTCTGTCCATCAAAAGGTCaaggtgtgtgagagagtcagAGATTTTCAGGAATAAAAAtaggggaagggggggggggggctccctgAAAGATTCCACAAGAAATTCCAGCTAgtgaagggagaggagaaggaggaggaagaggatggggTTGTTTTGGCAGTTCTTTTCAGGCCAGCCTCACAAAGCACTGAAGCAGCCGAATCAGTAGTGAGGTGCACTTGCCACAGCCTCACTGGACACTTCCTGTTaagggcaggaggaggaggaggaggaggaggaggaggaggtgttgttATCTTTCTCCATCGCTTCCATTCACCGTTAATGTTcacacagtttctctctctctctctctctctcctcctgctctttgtCTTGCTTTCCTCCTTGCCCTCTCATTCAATCTGTTTCActctttcccccctccctctcactctctcaccccctctctctctgatctgtGAATGCATTAGGACATGTGGGAATGGTGCAACGGCAGTGCTAAGGTTATCAGGTGGGGGCATCTTGTTTGAGAACCTGCTTAAatccctctctacctctctcatGCTTGCCTCTGAATGATGGTGGCGATAACTCCTTTTGTCCGGCCCTGGAATGCTGTCGTGTGGATAATGAATAACAGCCTCTAACACCCTCGAGCCCcccatgtgttgtgtgtttgtgtgtgtgtgtgtgtatgcgcatgGCGTTTGAGAAAGATGTTTACCTCACCCACGGTTTACCTGGTGTTTTGCATAGCCACCCCCGTCTCTGTTGTTGCCTCTGACTAAGTTATTCCTGCCAGTGTTTGAAGATTTGGTACCGGCCTGTTCTTTCTTTATGTCCAAATACGCAGCTATAGGAGTTAACCCAGTGATACATGGGCACACCTGTTCAGCCACCGATTTATTGGTGGGGAAAAAAGCACCATTGATGCATTGCGTGCTCATTAGATTGTATTCACTTTACTTTAAGAGGATTAAttgggaggaaaaacagaacaaatcatTGAGCTCCATTACCAGAAATTAGGTGTAGCTCCCCATGCCAAATTAGCATTACATAATATACTAGTTGggcaggtttgtttgttttcatcacagGTGACTATTTTCAGACATGCACTAGCAGCAGAAAACATTAATCCCCTTGTCAACAGAATACGAGAGTGTTACGTTGTGCCGTGTTCTGCTACGTTATTACAATAACATTATTACCATCGCAGTATCTCAGTATTAACCAGACGGGAAGAGACTGGTTTTCATTCCATGTTAAAAGTATCAGCagacatgcaacaaaaaatCAAAAGTCACAAAGTATTTTGTGATGAAATATCAATATTCAAGTTGAACTTTAGAAAGGAGACGTCAAGAGGAGGAGCTTGTAATGTAGTATTgaataatatttgaaaatagtCTTATTCAGTTATGTATTGAACTTCATTCACGATATCAGTTTTTTTAGGGATGCTCCTCAGTTTACATccaagttgttgttttggtttgggccgtgtgtgtgtcctcctgcTGCCCTCGCCACGAGCCGGGTGCATCAGGTCCCATCCCCTCTTGCGAGGTACCTGACATTGATATGTACTTCAGCTGGATGAAGGTAACGCTAATGTTACATGTCTAAATTATGTCTAACTGTCATCTAGCTCTAATACCAGTTGAATAGTAGCCTGAATTGTAATTGTTCATAAACATACAGAGAGTGTAGCACTGTCTCCAAGTTAAAATCAACTGACACCTCAAATACTTCAAATATTGGTAACTGGGCTCAGGTGTATCTGTTTGCTCAAGTTAGTGGTATTTTGTGAATTCTGTTTGCTCCcactaaaagacaaaacacagcatgtcCACGATATGTTGCCAACATATTTCACCCTATAGGTCCAGTTCTGGTGTGTAGCGGCTGAGTGTTTCTGCGGCTGGCCCTGCGCCAGAGGGAATTCGCCGCCAGCCTCTCATAGAAGTCATAAGCAACTGTTGTAGGGAGGGCTGCGGGGTTAAAGTTTCCCGTCAATCTGGCTCTGCTTGCAGCGCACGCTCAGTTCAAAGTGCTTTGTATTGTAAGTCACTGTTAATTAATTTGATGCCGCTTGCGGAGCAGCATAGTCGTCTGAAGTCTGTTACAAAAAAACCCGGAGAAACCTGCAACACGCTCATATTAGAGACTGTGTGGCAGCATTTGCTTTAAACTCTGGTGAGGTGGTTCCTCTTTGCAGTTGAGGGTTTGTAGGAGATGCTCTTACGCTCACATTCTCAACTTTATAGCATTACATAATTCACTGTAATGCTCATTTTTCTATTCATTACGGCTTGCAATCCATTCAGAAATCACACTGGATTAATGTTGCCctcacaaaaggaaaacatgaaagAGTAAATATTGAATTTGCTCAACATTTTCCTGGTAGTGACTAATAAAGTCCTGAACCGTGTGCACATGCTCATGTTCCCCCGGCTCGACCCAGGCCCTAGGTTAGGGGTTACGGCCCGATTCATGCGGGAGCTCTTTAATTCAGGCAGACACCCCTCTGGAAACTTCTGACCCCTTCATTAATTGCTCTCTGTCTGCGATTGCAACAATTACTGTCATCCAGGGGCTCCTTGTCAAGCTGCAGGTTTACCGGTTAATGAGTGGGTCAGCGTGTGCCATTTGGGACCAAACCAAGTAGTTGAGTCAGAAACAGGAATTTAGCTGCCCTTCTGACTTTGAGTTATGTGTGATATtcctgaaagtgaaagttattcactcactcacatgcAGCGTAAACCAGCCTTGCGAGAGGAGGAACGGATGTGCTGTATGGATGTTTGGAGATCTCAGTTCAGGTTATGCACAGGTATGCTGTGCTTTCTGCCCCTGGGGAACGCAGGCCACTTGTCTAAATTGAATATGGAAGTCCATAGGGGGACTGACCAATTGTTTCCCTGCCTTGCTAACAACAGACCCAGAGTATATATGCTTCAAGAACTCAAGGTTTATTATTTGTCATGATACAATAGGATTGCACAATGAAATACAGTTGTAGCCCCCtccatgctacacacacagaaaatggtTTGAGAGTGAGGTCCCCAGTGTAAAAGAGCCTACATGAGGCCTGGCACGTCTTGAACTAGTTCCCCGATTGCTGCAATATAGGCCAATCTATGCTTAATTCAGATTCAACAGCCTTCACGGTCTCTTTGCTCAGTGCTTTGTCTTAAAGTgaaactcttttcttttttccacctctGTTGGCCTTGTTGAGATACTGACAGGAGTTTTGTGGTTTGCTTGAAatgcttttatattttcttctggGTGTTTGTGCGGAGCGTATCATAGCAAACGTctagtaagtgtgtgtgtttgcctggtAACCCTTGGTGCTAATACTGCAGCAAGTGGTGGGATTAAATTGCATCATGTTGGTAAGAACACTTAATGTTTCCTGATGAGGGACACCCCTTTGAACTCAGCAAGACTTCTCCTGCCAGCCACTCACTTTATCAGAACTAATTACCTCGAATCAAAAGTTGTCTGCATTTCACTTTACTTTGTGTTGCAGGAGACGGCAGTAGTAgtagatttttctttcttgtatgGAAGGCAATGTTGATACTAAACTGTACTACtgaactttttaaaatcacCTCGATTGTGTTTCCTGCTCATTTGTCCAGTCACCTGTGCTGCCTTTTGGGATTTAATCCTCACCACATAGTTTATGAAACGTTTTGGTGAGCACATTTTCTTCTCTATAAATAGCACATGTATGTCAACAAGTAAGTGTTGAGTTTCCATACGCTGTAATGGCAGCGAGAAGGCAGAAACTTCTGTTGTAGAAACCCATTGAATGGTAACTTTTCCTCTATTGTACTCTTGACtctccatttaaaaaacaaaaaacaagctgttttgcatgtttgagCTCATTATTCTGCAAATCATGAATACTGCCAACAGTTTTTCCAAAGCATAGTTTTGCAGGGACTTGAAACTCTTGTTGGAAGTACGGCAGGTGATCCATCACAGTTAAAatttcattgtctttttgtcACAGTTAGGCTAACGTCATATGTGCTTTTCCACTTGGCAGTAGCAGAACcagctgaaaacaacatggACGTATTATCACCCTGTAAAGTTGTTGTGGCAAACGTGTTGGCAACCAATGTCCcgtttacacatccagcagacacgtaGCAACATTAGAGTTCATTTGGAGTCACTTTGTCCCGGGCCACCTGGCTAATGTAAGTCAATATTCAATCTCCTTTCAAAACTCTATAGgggaaatgtctggctctttaCCTGCTAAAtattccactatgttcaccagctggtcactaactaactgtctgtctgcagagttGAGCGATTAATCTCACTACAAGCGACTCCTCCACATTACACGCAGTCGTTTGATTGATCATTTCTATAATAGCATtgataagtgcagctttaagggtGTTCTGGAGTTTATTTGCCAACTTCAACTGAAAAACAACCAACCAGATGGACATTATCTATTGTTTGTCTTCTGGGTTTGAATTGTACGAAAACATAGCTCGGGATGTCAGTgcgtccttgaatgcaccaccAAGGAGagttttcaactgtttttgcACCCAACAATAACTAGTATTAGTAGTTAAAGTACATGCTATTTGTAGTTAATGGTTACGTCCATTAATATATTAAGAATATTGGATGCTTGTGTTGAACATAGTGACATAGATGACATAATATTTAGTCAACAATTGTTAACTGccatgtaaaatataaatgaatgaatacatgatTGACTTTTGGTGATTTAGATGTTGTCTGGATTGAACTCTTGAGTTTGTTGTGTTAAAAGAGTGGCTTTTGAATTGGCCTACATTCTTCAGATTCTGGTACAACATGGAGTGTAGGCTTTTAAGACCCGATTAGTACAACAGTTGAGTGCGAATCTAGGCGCAGTGCATTCTCAAAGCCTGTCTGATCTGGCATTAtgacttttactttacatttattttctttgcccGGTACTACGTATTTAACACAGAAACGTTTTGTATTTGCTGTTAAGTGGTGTGTGTCCTAATGTGAAAAGG
The sequence above is a segment of the Enoplosus armatus isolate fEnoArm2 chromosome 2, fEnoArm2.hap1, whole genome shotgun sequence genome. Coding sequences within it:
- the cnnm2b gene encoding metal transporter CNNM2 isoform X1, which gives rise to MAEPLSQAPTAAKMASLNRVRALAMIFLTVTGCCVTPTSGKEGSEETVIIGLRLEDTDDISFMDRGYLRVSERSRVKLRVYGQNINNETWSKIAFTEHERSRTVGSLDSSSGDNQSQEDSSSLHPCGIRTSDIIILPNIILNRKTSGIVEIEVKPLRKTERSKAYYLCIATATPAVAGMHDPWTENTWIYHDGDDTKVIVVEEKKFLLPFWLQVIFISMLLCLSGMFSGLNLGLMALDPMELQIVQNCGTEKEKNYAKKIEPVRSQGNYLLCSLLLGNVLVNTTLTILLDDIAGSGLIAVVMSTIGIVIFGEIVPQAICSRHGLAVGANTIFLTKFFMLLTFPASYPVSKLLDYLLGQEIGTVYNREKLLEMLRVTDPYNDLVKEELNIIQGALELRTKTVEDVMTPLRDCFMIPGDAILDFNTMSEIMKSGYTRIPVYEGERSNIVDLLFVKDLAFVDPDDCTPLKTITKFYSHPLHFVFNDTKLDAMLEEFKKGKSHLAIVQRVNNEGEGDPFYEVLGIVTLEDVIEEIIKSEILDETDLYTDNKTKKKITHRERKQDFSAFKPTDNEMKVKISPQLLLATLRFLATEVEPFAPMQMSEKILLRLLKHPNVIQELKYDEKNKRAAEHYLFHRNKPVDYFILLLQGKVEVEAGKEGMKFEAGPFSFYGMMALTASPGKISGRQEVMPLSLSRTFVVSRAESLAGSPENKSPPRPFGLNHSDSLNRSDRIDAITPTLGSSNNQLNSFLQIYVPDYSVRARSDLQFIKVTRQQYQNAVMASRMDKTPQSTDSEFTKIELTLTELHDGVETPAVVTTTASTTSTTPAVSVVVANETSHLLNQQQNCVGLSRSNHSAHNEGPI
- the cnnm2b gene encoding metal transporter CNNM2 isoform X2, which gives rise to MVINMAEPLSQAPTAAKMASLNRVRALAMIFLTVTGCCVTPTSGKEGSEETVIIGLRLEDTDDISFMDRGYLRVSERSRVKLRVYGQNINNETWSKIAFTEHERSRTVGSLDSSSGDNQSQEDSSSLHPCGIRTSDIIILPNIILNRKTSGIVEIEVKPLRKTERSKAYYLCIATATPAVAGMHDPWTENTWIYHDGDDTKVIVVEEKKFLLPFWLQVIFISMLLCLSGMFSGLNLGLMALDPMELQIVQNCGTEKEKNYAKKIEPVRSQGNYLLCSLLLGNVLVNTTLTILLDDIAGSGLIAVVMSTIGIVIFGEIVPQAICSRHGLAVGANTIFLTKFFMLLTFPASYPVSKLLDYLLGQEIGTVYNREKLLEMLRVTDPYNDLVKEELNIIQGALELRTKTVEDVMTPLRDCFMIPGDAILDFNTMSEIMKSGYTRIPVYEGERSNIVDLLFVKDLAFVDPDDCTPLKTITKFYSHPLHFVFNDTKLDAMLEEFKKGKSHLAIVQRVNNEGEGDPFYEVLGIVTLEDVIEEIIKSEILDETDLYTDNKTKKKITHRERKQDFSAFKPTDNEMKVKISPQLLLATLRFLATEVEPFAPMQMSEKILLRLLKHPNVIQELKYDEKNKRAAEHYLFHRNKPVDYFILLLQGKVEVEAGKEGMKFEAGPFSFYGMMALTASPVPLSLSRTFVVSRAESLAGSPENKSPPRPFGLNHSDSLNRSDRIDAITPTLGSSNNQLNSFLQIYVPDYSVRARSDLQFIKVTRQQYQNAVMASRMDKTPQSTDSEFTKIELTLTELHDGVETPAVVTTTASTTSTTPAVSVVVANETSHLLNQQQNCVGLSRSNHSAHNEGPI
- the cnnm2b gene encoding metal transporter CNNM2 isoform X5, translating into MAEPLSQAPTAAKMASLNRVRALAMIFLTVTGCCVTPTSGKEGSEETVIIGLRLEDTDDISFMDRGYLRVSERSRVKLRVYGQNINNETWSKIAFTEHERSRTVGSLDSSSGDNQSQEDSSSLHPCGIRTSDIIILPNIILNRKTSGIVEIEVKPLRKTERSKAYYLCIATATPAVAGMHDPWTENTWIYHDGDDTKVIVVEEKKFLLPFWLQVIFISMLLCLSGMFSGLNLGLMALDPMELQIVQNCGTEKEKNYAKKIEPVRSQGNYLLCSLLLGNVLVNTTLTILLDDIAGSGLIAVVMSTIGIVIFGEIVPQAICSRHGLAVGANTIFLTKFFMLLTFPASYPVSKLLDYLLGQEIGTVYNREKLLEMLRVTDPYNDLVKEELNIIQGALELRTKTVEDVMTPLRDCFMIPGDAILDFNTMSEIMKSGYTRIPVYEGERSNIVDLLFVKDLAFVDPDDCTPLKTITKFYSHPLHFVFNDTKLDAMLEEFKKGKSHLAIVQRVNNEGEGDPFYEVLGIVTLEDVIEEIIKSEILDETDLYTDNKTKKKITHRERKQDFSAFKPTDNEMKVKISPQLLLATLRFLATEVEPFAPMQMSEKILLRLLKHPNVIQELKYDEKNKRAAEHYLFHRNKPVDYFILLLQGKVEVEAGKEGMKFEAGPFSFYGMMALTASPENKSPPRPFGLNHSDSLNRSDRIDAITPTLGSSNNQLNSFLQIYVPDYSVRARSDLQFIKVTRQQYQNAVMASRMDKTPQSTDSEFTKIELTLTELHDGVETPAVVTTTASTTSTTPAVSVVVANETSHLLNQQQNCVGLSRSNHSAHNEGPI
- the cnnm2b gene encoding metal transporter CNNM2 isoform X4, with amino-acid sequence MAEPLSQAPTAAKMASLNRVRALAMIFLTVTGCCVTPTSGKEGSEETVIIGLRLEDTDDISFMDRGYLRVSERSRVKLRVYGQNINNETWSKIAFTEHERSRTVGSLDSSSGDNQSQEDSSSLHPCGIRTSDIIILPNIILNRKTSGIVEIEVKPLRKTERSKAYYLCIATATPAVAGMHDPWTENTWIYHDGDDTKVIVVEEKKFLLPFWLQVIFISMLLCLSGMFSGLNLGLMALDPMELQIVQNCGTEKEKNYAKKIEPVRSQGNYLLCSLLLGNVLVNTTLTILLDDIAGSGLIAVVMSTIGIVIFGEIVPQAICSRHGLAVGANTIFLTKFFMLLTFPASYPVSKLLDYLLGQEIGTVYNREKLLEMLRVTDPYNDLVKEELNIIQGALELRTKTVEDVMTPLRDCFMIPGDAILDFNTMSEIMKSGYTRIPVYEGERSNIVDLLFVKDLAFVDPDDCTPLKTITKFYSHPLHFVFNDTKLDAMLEEFKKGKSHLAIVQRVNNEGEGDPFYEVLGIVTLEDVIEEIIKSEILDETDLYTDNKTKKKITHRERKQDFSAFKPTDNEMKVKISPQLLLATLRFLATEVEPFAPMQMSEKILLRLLKHPNVIQELKYDEKNKRAAEHYLFHRNKPVDYFILLLQGKVEVEAGKEGMKFEAGPFSFYGMMALTASPGENKSPPRPFGLNHSDSLNRSDRIDAITPTLGSSNNQLNSFLQIYVPDYSVRARSDLQFIKVTRQQYQNAVMASRMDKTPQSTDSEFTKIELTLTELHDGVETPAVVTTTASTTSTTPAVSVVVANETSHLLNQQQNCVGLSRSNHSAHNEGPI
- the cnnm2b gene encoding metal transporter CNNM2 isoform X3, with the translated sequence MAEPLSQAPTAAKMASLNRVRALAMIFLTVTGCCVTPTSGKEGSEETVIIGLRLEDTDDISFMDRGYLRVSERSRVKLRVYGQNINNETWSKIAFTEHERSRTVGSLDSSSGDNQSQEDSSSLHPCGIRTSDIIILPNIILNRKTSGIVEIEVKPLRKTERSKAYYLCIATATPAVAGMHDPWTENTWIYHDGDDTKVIVVEEKKFLLPFWLQVIFISMLLCLSGMFSGLNLGLMALDPMELQIVQNCGTEKEKNYAKKIEPVRSQGNYLLCSLLLGNVLVNTTLTILLDDIAGSGLIAVVMSTIGIVIFGEIVPQAICSRHGLAVGANTIFLTKFFMLLTFPASYPVSKLLDYLLGQEIGTVYNREKLLEMLRVTDPYNDLVKEELNIIQGALELRTKTVEDVMTPLRDCFMIPGDAILDFNTMSEIMKSGYTRIPVYEGERSNIVDLLFVKDLAFVDPDDCTPLKTITKFYSHPLHFVFNDTKLDAMLEEFKKGKSHLAIVQRVNNEGEGDPFYEVLGIVTLEDVIEEIIKSEILDETDLYTDNKTKKKITHRERKQDFSAFKPTDNEMKVKISPQLLLATLRFLATEVEPFAPMQMSEKILLRLLKHPNVIQELKYDEKNKRAAEHYLFHRNKPVDYFILLLQGKVEVEAGKEGMKFEAGPFSFYGMMALTASPVPLSLSRTFVVSRAESLAGSPGENKSPPRPFGLNHSDSLNRSDRIDAITPTLGSSNNQLNSFLQIYVPDYSVRARSDLQFIKVTRQQYQNAVMASRMDKTPQSTDSEFTKIELTLTELHDGVETPAVVTTTASTTSTTPAVSVVVANETSHLLNQQQNCVGLSRSNHSAHNEGPI